The following proteins are encoded in a genomic region of Synechococcus sp. ROS8604:
- a CDS encoding energy-coupling factor transporter transmembrane protein EcfT, with amino-acid sequence MDWLRQIPIGQYVDGSAGWLRLIDPRLKLGWVVMFLLTPVLAGPLWRLGLVLALMVITALSGLPARLWWRSLLLVVCLGVGFGLLAMFLPTGDPAATQTIRPVQELQGLSLQAPSWELFRLGPVQLGPLNLGPLSVDRRSAELGLNSATLIVTVVHSVNLMLLSTPSEDLMWALNWCLFPLTRLGLPVDRLCFQLLLALRFLPLVQEELQNLVRSVASRAVNFRQLGFKASFGLLLSVGERLLANILLRAEQGADALIARGGRWLPADCFRPVQNPSALTRGLNLLSFVLLLAVVGLRGKYGAL; translated from the coding sequence ATGGACTGGTTGCGACAGATTCCGATCGGGCAGTACGTCGATGGCAGCGCTGGTTGGCTGCGTCTGATCGATCCGCGTTTGAAGCTGGGTTGGGTGGTGATGTTTTTACTCACCCCTGTGCTGGCCGGTCCGTTGTGGCGTCTCGGGCTTGTGCTGGCTTTGATGGTGATCACCGCCTTGAGTGGCTTGCCCGCCAGGTTGTGGTGGCGCTCTCTCCTGCTGGTGGTGTGTCTTGGGGTTGGCTTTGGCCTCCTGGCGATGTTTTTGCCAACGGGAGATCCCGCGGCCACGCAGACCATTCGGCCTGTTCAGGAGTTGCAGGGTTTGTCCTTGCAGGCGCCAAGTTGGGAGTTGTTTCGCCTGGGTCCTGTTCAGCTTGGACCGCTCAACCTGGGCCCCCTGTCTGTGGACCGGCGTTCGGCTGAGCTCGGTCTCAACAGCGCAACGTTGATTGTCACCGTGGTGCACAGCGTGAATCTGATGCTGCTGTCCACCCCCAGTGAAGATCTGATGTGGGCCCTGAATTGGTGTCTATTCCCGCTGACCAGGCTCGGTTTGCCAGTGGATCGTCTCTGCTTTCAGTTGTTGTTGGCGCTGCGTTTTTTACCTCTCGTGCAAGAGGAACTGCAGAATTTGGTGCGCTCGGTGGCGAGTCGAGCGGTCAATTTTCGTCAGCTGGGCTTCAAGGCTTCCTTTGGATTGCTCCTTTCTGTGGGAGAACGACTTCTCGCCAATATTTTGTTGCGGGCTGAACAAGGTGCTGATGCCTTGATTGCCAGGGGAGGGCGTTGGCTTCCTGCGGACTGCTTCCGTCCTGTTCAGAACCCGTCTGCCCTCACCCGTGGTTTGAACTTGCTGTCATTTGTGCTTCTTCTCGCGGTGGTGGGATTGCGAGGCAAGTACGGTGCTCTCTAA
- a CDS encoding PipX family protein, with product MGAERYLNHPTFGMLYQVSTAGEGRDLYATLYAQRMFFLVTLQPRGAQFEVIPHQDARHHAELHLARCRRDRSSDFADWKQLFDQTFI from the coding sequence GTGGGAGCGGAGCGTTACCTCAATCACCCCACCTTCGGAATGCTTTATCAGGTTTCGACCGCTGGAGAAGGTCGGGATCTGTACGCCACGCTTTATGCCCAGCGCATGTTCTTTCTGGTGACGCTGCAACCCAGAGGGGCTCAGTTTGAGGTGATTCCGCATCAGGATGCCCGGCACCACGCAGAGCTTCACCTCGCGCGCTGTCGACGTGATCGCTCCTCCGATTTCGCCGATTGGAAGCAGCTTTTCGATCAAACCTTCATTTGA
- a CDS encoding YggS family pyridoxal phosphate-dependent enzyme: MASSSTESETIQARWQAIHADCPTAVHLLAVSKCHPAMAVRELAAMGQVDFGESRVQEALPKQQDLSDLSGLRWHFIGRLQANKVRAVVRAFPVIHSIDSQALAERTSRIALEENKSPEVFFQVKLRDDPAKGGWEPDGLREVWPELQSLPGLKPIGLMTMAPLGLGPEERQSLFHECRTLADKLALPECSMGMSGDWKQAAKAGATWVRVGSGLFGPRPERLV; encoded by the coding sequence ATGGCGTCCAGCAGCACAGAATCTGAGACGATTCAGGCGCGGTGGCAGGCGATTCACGCTGATTGTCCAACCGCCGTGCATTTGCTGGCTGTCAGCAAATGCCACCCGGCCATGGCGGTGCGTGAGCTTGCCGCGATGGGGCAAGTGGATTTTGGGGAGAGCAGGGTGCAGGAGGCACTCCCCAAACAACAGGACTTGTCAGACCTCAGCGGCTTGCGTTGGCATTTCATTGGACGTTTGCAGGCCAACAAAGTTCGGGCTGTCGTGCGTGCTTTCCCTGTGATTCATTCAATCGACTCTCAGGCCCTCGCAGAGCGCACCTCCAGGATTGCCTTGGAGGAAAACAAAAGTCCGGAGGTTTTTTTTCAGGTCAAACTTCGCGACGATCCGGCGAAGGGTGGCTGGGAGCCGGATGGCTTGCGGGAGGTTTGGCCAGAGCTGCAGTCGCTGCCGGGCTTGAAACCCATCGGGCTGATGACCATGGCCCCCCTTGGCCTGGGGCCTGAAGAGCGTCAGAGCCTCTTTCATGAGTGCAGAACCCTCGCGGATAAGCTGGCTCTGCCCGAATGCTCGATGGGGATGAGCGGCGACTGGAAGCAGGCTGCGAAGGCTGGTGCCACCTGGGTTCGCGTGGGATCTGGATTGTTTGGCCCGCGGCCTGAACGCTTGGTTTGA
- a CDS encoding cell division protein SepF — protein sequence MSLISRLRAVVAGDDYLDGDYDDLDYDTGEQDEVEEAPSQSMSSALATLDGTNPFESEQSFTGSNVIGMPGISTGPAEVSLMEPRSFDEMPGAIQAIRERKTVILNLTMMEPDQAQRAVDFVAGGTFAIDGHQERVGESIFLFAPSCVTVTNATQDEASVPTHVSKDVEQASSEASIAPTPAWSATSATAL from the coding sequence GTGTCGCTGATTTCTCGTCTTCGTGCGGTCGTTGCGGGTGATGATTACCTCGACGGTGATTATGACGATCTCGATTACGACACTGGCGAACAGGACGAAGTCGAGGAAGCTCCTTCTCAATCCATGTCAAGTGCTCTTGCAACTCTTGACGGAACCAATCCCTTTGAAAGTGAGCAATCTTTCACTGGATCCAATGTGATCGGGATGCCTGGTATTAGCACCGGGCCCGCTGAAGTTTCTTTGATGGAACCTCGCAGTTTTGATGAAATGCCTGGCGCCATCCAAGCCATTCGTGAGCGCAAAACGGTGATCCTTAATCTCACGATGATGGAGCCAGATCAAGCACAACGGGCAGTGGATTTCGTGGCAGGTGGAACCTTTGCTATCGACGGTCATCAAGAGCGTGTTGGCGAAAGCATCTTTCTGTTCGCTCCCAGCTGCGTGACCGTCACGAACGCCACCCAGGACGAAGCTTCCGTTCCTACCCACGTTTCCAAGGACGTCGAGCAAGCCTCTTCTGAGGCCAGCATCGCTCCGACTCCAGCCTGGAGTGCCACAAGCGCTACCGCACTTTGA
- the proC gene encoding pyrroline-5-carboxylate reductase, with amino-acid sequence MPFSFGVIGLGRMAQALVIPLIEQELIPADQVIAVVGRQESVATVSQRVPSGVKIVAAADPAATDAWGASVQLLAVKPQMLDAVAASAPPRSAMPESGSSLLISVLAGIPLARLQDLFPGRVCVRAVPNTPCLVGQGLTGLAWGDGVSDQEKRQVRSFFEPVSEVLDLPEERLDAFLSLTSSGPAYVALMAEALADGAVAVGMPRAQAHHLAHRTLAGTAALLQEQELHPGELKDMVASPGGTTMAALRHLEKAGLRSALIEAVVVATHHGRGMAN; translated from the coding sequence GTGCCCTTTTCCTTTGGTGTGATCGGTCTGGGCCGGATGGCTCAGGCCCTCGTGATTCCCCTGATTGAACAGGAACTCATTCCTGCTGATCAGGTGATTGCGGTTGTTGGTCGTCAGGAGTCTGTGGCAACGGTGTCTCAGCGCGTTCCCTCTGGCGTGAAGATCGTTGCGGCCGCTGATCCTGCTGCAACAGATGCGTGGGGGGCATCGGTTCAGCTTTTGGCCGTCAAGCCCCAGATGCTCGATGCAGTCGCTGCGTCAGCGCCCCCTCGATCAGCCATGCCTGAGTCGGGCTCAAGCCTGTTGATTTCCGTGCTTGCTGGGATTCCTTTGGCGCGGCTTCAGGATTTGTTTCCTGGCCGGGTTTGTGTGCGTGCCGTACCCAATACCCCCTGCCTGGTGGGTCAGGGACTCACGGGTTTGGCCTGGGGGGATGGCGTCTCTGATCAGGAGAAGCGGCAAGTGCGTTCCTTTTTTGAACCTGTTAGTGAGGTTCTGGACCTGCCCGAAGAACGGCTTGATGCTTTTCTTTCGCTCACCTCCTCTGGCCCTGCCTATGTGGCCTTAATGGCGGAAGCCTTGGCCGATGGTGCTGTTGCAGTGGGCATGCCTCGGGCCCAGGCCCATCATTTGGCCCACCGAACCCTCGCTGGAACCGCGGCCTTACTTCAGGAACAAGAACTGCATCCTGGCGAACTCAAAGACATGGTGGCCTCCCCTGGTGGCACCACCATGGCTGCGCTGCGTCATCTCGAAAAAGCGGGCTTGCGTTCAGCCTTGATTGAAGCCGTTGTTGTCGCTACGCACCATGGTCGGGGGATGGCCAACTAG
- a CDS encoding glycosyltransferase family 4 protein yields the protein MAHIAWLGKKTPFCGNVTYGLSTTEALKKRGHQTSFIHFDNPGSPGSSNTSLLAHDPDVSLPYLVKSQVYTIPSPRAQRELRESLKRLQPDVVHASLTLSPLDFRLPELCQPLGIPLVATFHPPFDAGLRNLTAGTQQLSYQLYAPALSRYDRVIVFSDLQAEVLNRLGVHETRLAVIPNGVDPERWSPAPSHPASISKELHTVRSRLGDQRIFLYMGRIATEKNVEALLRAWRLVKPAGCRLVIVGDGPLRSTLQNVYGNGIGDLLWWGYEANLNTRIALLQCAEVFVLPSLVEGLSIALLEAMGCQCACVATDAGADGEVLAGGAGIVLSTQGVTTQLRTLLPVLRDQPLLTQELGRRARERVMERYRMVSNIDALEELYDTLIAENPLAA from the coding sequence GTGGCTCACATTGCCTGGCTCGGCAAAAAAACTCCGTTCTGCGGCAATGTCACCTACGGGCTGAGCACCACAGAGGCCCTCAAGAAACGCGGCCATCAAACCAGCTTCATTCATTTCGATAACCCTGGCTCCCCAGGCAGTAGCAACACGTCGTTACTGGCCCACGACCCGGATGTGAGCCTGCCCTACCTGGTGAAGTCTCAGGTGTACACAATCCCCTCCCCTAGGGCCCAGAGGGAGTTGCGTGAGTCCTTGAAGAGGTTGCAGCCCGATGTCGTGCACGCCAGCCTCACCCTCTCCCCCCTCGACTTCAGGCTTCCGGAGCTTTGCCAACCCCTAGGGATTCCGCTGGTCGCAACCTTTCATCCCCCCTTTGATGCGGGCTTGCGCAACCTCACAGCAGGCACGCAACAGCTCAGCTACCAGCTCTACGCACCTGCTCTCTCCCGCTACGACCGGGTGATCGTCTTTTCCGATCTTCAGGCGGAAGTGCTGAACCGTTTAGGGGTCCACGAAACGCGCCTTGCCGTCATCCCCAATGGCGTCGATCCCGAGCGCTGGTCTCCCGCCCCGAGCCATCCCGCCTCGATTAGCAAGGAACTGCATACCGTGCGCTCTCGCCTTGGTGATCAGCGCATTTTTCTGTACATGGGACGGATCGCAACCGAGAAAAATGTGGAAGCGTTGTTGCGGGCCTGGCGACTGGTCAAGCCAGCCGGCTGCAGGCTCGTGATCGTGGGTGACGGGCCCCTGCGCAGCACGCTGCAAAACGTGTACGGCAATGGGATCGGGGATCTGCTGTGGTGGGGCTACGAAGCCAATCTCAACACCCGCATCGCCCTGCTCCAGTGCGCTGAAGTGTTTGTGCTGCCGTCTCTGGTGGAGGGGCTCTCCATTGCCCTTCTCGAGGCCATGGGCTGCCAATGCGCCTGCGTCGCCACGGACGCTGGAGCGGATGGAGAAGTGCTGGCGGGTGGAGCCGGCATCGTGCTCAGCACGCAGGGGGTCACCACCCAGCTCCGCACCTTGCTGCCTGTTCTCCGTGATCAACCGCTACTCACCCAGGAGCTAGGGCGGCGAGCGCGTGAGCGGGTCATGGAGCGCTACCGGATGGTGTCGAATATCGATGCTCTGGAAGAGCTTTACGACACCCTGATCGCCGAGAACCCTTTAGCCGCATAA
- a CDS encoding MFS transporter produces MVGDHDPANEHILSGPSLNSPDPALPTSANPEGRLGLQAVIHLDGFRRLWVGQIFSQLADKFYIVLMVYLIAQYWVTNTPDSNGALAEIASAIRMDFETRAQRITLLATGIYVANTIPAMVLGSVAGVWVDRWPKRRVMVASNGLRALLVLCTPLFLIPGPHWFGLSWGYWALLVMTFLESVLTQFFAPAEQASIPLLVPREHLLAANSLYQATSMGATIVGFALGDPILRGLNHLLQTVGINNGEFLLLPFCYGMAAISLSTIQMREPPRKDSSESVWKEIVAGIQVLREQSSVRGAMVHLVVLYSLLAALYVLAISLASAIQGLGPTGFGTLLAMSGLGMAIGAVLVAQMGHRFSRRRLAAAGLGTITWCLIMLGQLRGNLSTTLLLCGVLGIGAALVAIPAQTTIQEDTPEAQRGRVFGLQNNLINIALSLPLVLAGALVSSIGLIPVLWVLAALSLAAALWERPWERC; encoded by the coding sequence GTGGTGGGCGATCATGATCCGGCGAATGAACACATTTTGAGCGGCCCCTCCCTAAATAGTCCGGATCCGGCCCTGCCCACGAGCGCCAATCCCGAAGGTCGCCTCGGCCTTCAGGCCGTGATCCATCTCGATGGCTTCCGACGCCTCTGGGTCGGCCAGATCTTCTCCCAACTTGCGGACAAGTTCTACATCGTGTTGATGGTGTATTTGATCGCCCAATACTGGGTGACCAACACACCGGATAGCAATGGCGCCCTTGCTGAAATCGCCTCTGCGATTCGCATGGATTTCGAGACGCGAGCCCAACGGATCACCTTGCTGGCTACCGGCATCTATGTGGCCAACACCATCCCAGCAATGGTGCTCGGATCCGTTGCGGGGGTGTGGGTAGACCGCTGGCCCAAACGCAGGGTGATGGTGGCCTCCAATGGCCTGAGGGCACTGCTTGTGCTGTGCACTCCTCTGTTCCTGATCCCTGGGCCGCACTGGTTTGGGCTGAGCTGGGGATATTGGGCTCTGTTGGTGATGACCTTTCTTGAATCGGTTCTCACCCAGTTTTTCGCCCCCGCTGAGCAAGCCTCGATCCCACTGCTGGTGCCCAGAGAACACCTGCTGGCCGCCAACTCCCTCTATCAGGCCACAAGCATGGGGGCCACAATCGTGGGTTTTGCCCTAGGCGATCCAATCCTGCGAGGACTCAACCACCTGCTTCAAACGGTGGGCATCAACAACGGCGAATTTCTGCTGCTTCCGTTCTGTTACGGGATGGCGGCCATCAGCCTTAGCACCATCCAGATGCGCGAACCGCCGCGAAAGGACAGCAGCGAATCGGTCTGGAAAGAAATCGTGGCAGGCATTCAGGTGCTTCGAGAGCAGTCCTCCGTCCGCGGAGCGATGGTGCATCTCGTAGTGCTCTACAGCCTCCTAGCCGCGCTGTATGTGCTGGCGATCAGCCTGGCGTCTGCCATCCAAGGGTTGGGGCCAACAGGCTTCGGCACCCTGCTGGCGATGAGCGGACTCGGGATGGCCATTGGCGCGGTGCTGGTGGCCCAAATGGGCCATCGCTTCAGCCGTCGTCGCCTCGCCGCGGCCGGACTGGGCACGATCACCTGGTGCCTGATCATGCTTGGCCAACTGCGCGGAAATCTCAGCACCACCCTGTTGTTGTGCGGCGTCCTGGGCATTGGTGCCGCTCTCGTCGCGATTCCGGCTCAGACCACCATTCAGGAAGACACCCCTGAAGCGCAGCGGGGTCGGGTCTTCGGGCTGCAGAACAACCTGATCAACATTGCTCTCAGCCTGCCCCTGGTTCTCGCCGGTGCCCTGGTGAGCAGCATTGGCTTGATCCCGGTGCTCTGGGTGCTTGCGGCCCTGTCTCTCGCTGCCGCTCTATGGGAGCGCCCTTGGGAGCGCTGCTAA
- a CDS encoding DNA repair protein RecO: MSPERRIEGLALKVGPLGEQDRLLTLLSDDVGLIRLAVPGARKPRSSLAAAVPLTTLELQVGGRSGLLRVRQLRVQHNFGNVGQRLETLTAAQALSELSISLVAGDDPLPGMLSVVLMHLERLELLARNQGEAQRESAEGERVDRTLATLVQACVHLLALGGYGLPLQTCCRTGAALSPPIGNWDWRCSLLADEGLAIGAQAGAAIQINPSELALLQRLTRLELPERQDGGLMGPRTVWLRLFTLLECWCRVHLPRPVRSFAMVKEAVHATASGGRS, encoded by the coding sequence ATGAGCCCGGAACGGCGAATCGAAGGATTGGCCTTAAAGGTGGGCCCCCTCGGAGAGCAGGACAGGCTGCTCACCCTGCTCAGCGATGACGTCGGCCTGATTCGCCTGGCCGTGCCAGGGGCGCGTAAACCTCGCAGCAGCCTGGCAGCAGCGGTTCCCCTCACCACCCTGGAGCTGCAGGTGGGAGGACGCAGCGGCCTGCTTCGGGTGCGCCAACTGCGGGTGCAACACAATTTCGGCAACGTGGGCCAACGATTGGAAACGCTCACAGCCGCCCAGGCTCTGTCTGAGCTTTCGATCTCGTTGGTCGCTGGAGATGATCCTCTACCCGGAATGCTCAGTGTGGTCTTGATGCATCTCGAGCGTCTCGAGCTGCTGGCGAGGAATCAGGGTGAAGCTCAACGTGAAAGCGCTGAGGGCGAGCGTGTGGATCGAACCCTGGCAACGCTTGTTCAGGCCTGCGTTCACCTGCTCGCTCTCGGCGGCTACGGCCTGCCTCTGCAAACGTGTTGCCGCACTGGAGCCGCCCTCTCTCCACCGATCGGGAATTGGGACTGGCGCTGCAGCCTGCTGGCGGACGAAGGTCTGGCCATCGGTGCGCAAGCTGGAGCAGCCATCCAGATCAACCCCTCCGAGCTAGCCCTGCTTCAGCGCTTAACGCGGCTTGAACTGCCGGAACGCCAAGACGGCGGCTTGATGGGACCCAGAACCGTTTGGCTCAGACTTTTTACCCTTTTGGAGTGCTGGTGCCGTGTGCATCTCCCAAGGCCCGTGCGCTCCTTTGCCATGGTGAAAGAGGCTGTCCACGCTACGGCCAGTGGTGGGCGATCATGA
- a CDS encoding 2-deoxyribose-5-phosphate aldolase, with protein sequence MTASPRQRELPELPPLIHQAVLDPLLEEEALHNLCDAGRLLGFGGLCTSLCHLEAVRNRLGPSGRLRLFAVVDFPFGTIPAELKRAQAEWAAARGADALDVVPNLAAITAGRAEAYAEELAKICDLGLPVTVILDVNRLPPERLSLAVEAAIDAGAACLQAGNGFGAATTPLQVRKLKELARGNCAIKAAGGIQRLETALDLVEEGATALGTSHGPALIQALRHPQ encoded by the coding sequence ATGACCGCGTCGCCGCGTCAGCGGGAGCTTCCTGAGCTGCCGCCCTTGATCCATCAAGCCGTTTTAGATCCACTCTTGGAAGAGGAGGCCCTGCACAACCTTTGCGATGCGGGGAGGTTGCTCGGCTTCGGGGGGCTCTGCACCAGCCTCTGCCACCTGGAAGCGGTCCGAAATCGCCTTGGACCAAGCGGTCGTCTTCGCCTGTTTGCTGTTGTGGACTTCCCCTTCGGAACGATTCCAGCGGAGCTCAAACGGGCGCAGGCGGAATGGGCCGCAGCCAGGGGAGCGGATGCCCTTGATGTGGTGCCAAACCTCGCTGCCATCACAGCGGGGCGGGCGGAGGCCTATGCGGAAGAGCTTGCGAAAATTTGCGATCTCGGCCTACCGGTCACGGTGATTTTGGATGTCAACCGCTTGCCGCCAGAGCGGCTGAGCTTGGCTGTCGAAGCCGCCATCGATGCCGGTGCTGCGTGCTTGCAAGCGGGCAACGGATTTGGAGCGGCCACCACTCCGCTGCAAGTGCGCAAGCTCAAGGAACTTGCCAGGGGGAATTGCGCCATCAAGGCGGCCGGGGGCATTCAACGGTTGGAAACGGCCCTGGACCTTGTGGAAGAGGGCGCCACGGCCCTGGGAACCAGCCATGGCCCAGCGTTGATTCAGGCTCTTCGGCATCCGCAATGA
- the hpf gene encoding ribosome hibernation-promoting factor, HPF/YfiA family, producing MKLLIHGRNLDVTPALREYTETKLERAIHHFDDLVKEADVHLSVARNPRVPQQTAEVTVFANGTVIRAQERSENLYASIDLVASKLARQLRRFKERHSDHGHRTTPTAANDVLLTERPTEDSLLEGKEAQLPSPGVRRKYFAMPAMSLEEARHQLEMIDHDFYLFRDKESGELQVIYHRNHGGFGVIQARN from the coding sequence ATGAAGCTTCTGATCCATGGTCGCAATTTGGATGTGACGCCCGCATTGCGGGAATACACCGAAACAAAACTGGAACGGGCCATCCATCACTTCGACGACCTCGTCAAGGAAGCAGATGTGCACCTATCCGTCGCCAGAAACCCCCGGGTGCCGCAACAAACCGCTGAAGTCACCGTGTTTGCCAACGGCACGGTGATCCGCGCCCAGGAGAGAAGCGAAAACCTTTACGCCAGCATCGATCTGGTCGCGAGCAAGCTGGCGCGCCAGCTGCGACGGTTTAAGGAACGCCACAGCGACCATGGCCATCGGACCACCCCTACGGCGGCGAATGACGTCCTGCTCACGGAACGTCCCACGGAAGACTCCCTGCTCGAAGGGAAAGAAGCGCAGCTCCCAAGCCCAGGTGTTCGGCGCAAATATTTCGCGATGCCAGCGATGAGTCTCGAAGAGGCACGCCATCAACTCGAGATGATCGACCACGACTTTTACCTCTTCCGAGACAAAGAAAGTGGTGAGCTCCAGGTGATTTATCACCGCAATCACGGTGGTTTTGGCGTGATCCAAGCGCGGAATTAA
- the lipB gene encoding lipoyl(octanoyl) transferase LipB translates to MPGSTGNLLTALDAGKRSAAFLFEPVAPVPFLQAWEWQRLWQQRLFAAEGSDREAVWILQHPSCFTLGRGATEDHLRFEPDHPPAPLHRIDRGGEVTHHAPGQLVVYPVLDLRRREPDLHWYMHQLEQVVIDVLAALGLTGHRISGLTGVWLEGRKVAAIGVGCRRWITQHGLALNVSCAMEGFAQVVPCGISDRPVDRLQRWIPGITPAVVQPLLRDALAQRLSLIWCDLAGLDSGWYS, encoded by the coding sequence TTGCCTGGTTCTACCGGCAACCTACTAACTGCCCTAGACGCAGGAAAGCGGTCTGCGGCATTTCTTTTTGAGCCTGTTGCGCCCGTGCCGTTCCTCCAGGCCTGGGAGTGGCAACGTCTCTGGCAGCAGCGATTGTTTGCTGCGGAAGGCTCAGACAGGGAAGCGGTGTGGATTCTTCAACATCCGTCTTGCTTCACCCTTGGTCGGGGAGCGACGGAGGATCATTTGCGCTTTGAGCCAGACCATCCGCCAGCTCCCCTGCATCGCATCGATCGTGGCGGGGAGGTCACCCATCACGCTCCAGGGCAGCTGGTGGTCTATCCGGTGTTGGACCTGCGCCGGCGTGAACCCGATCTGCATTGGTACATGCATCAGCTCGAACAGGTGGTGATCGATGTGTTGGCGGCATTGGGCTTGACGGGGCACCGCATCTCAGGCCTCACGGGGGTTTGGCTTGAGGGGCGAAAGGTGGCGGCCATCGGGGTGGGATGTCGTCGCTGGATCACGCAGCACGGCCTTGCTCTCAACGTGTCGTGTGCCATGGAAGGGTTTGCGCAGGTTGTGCCCTGTGGCATTTCCGATCGTCCGGTGGATCGTTTGCAGCGTTGGATTCCTGGCATCACCCCTGCGGTCGTGCAGCCACTGCTGCGGGATGCACTGGCCCAGCGTCTGTCCCTCATCTGGTGCGACCTTGCTGGTCTTGATTCTGGGTGGTACTCCTAG